In a single window of the Pongo abelii isolate AG06213 chromosome 1, NHGRI_mPonAbe1-v2.0_pri, whole genome shotgun sequence genome:
- the LOC100455643 gene encoding FAM231A/C-like protein, producing MGSSKGLWKERPSAHTSECFSTTACPVAFILLVWNRQTPAGVQSLCTGRHSSLSARAQRAGPGASREEGTFWKERVGQERWLIHLGSSQNESQEDQGADLISHAGLKADNQRESSTWADEVEDRRPQCTPALNLTPSHPHPPCSLITFLRSVIGIQIPPGLVAAGGTAA from the coding sequence ATGGGGTCTTCAAAGGGACTGTGGAAAGAGAGGCCTTCAGCCCACACCTCCGAATGCTTTTCCACCACAGCATGCCCAGTGGCCTTTATCCTGCTGGTGTGGAACCGTCAGACCCCTGCAGGGGTGCAGAGCCTCTGTACTGGGCGGCATTCCAGTCTGAGTGCCAGAGCTCAGAGGGCAGGCCCCGGAGCAAGCAGAGAGGAGGGCACCTTTTGGAAAGAACGTGTGGGACAAGAGCGATGGCTCATCCATTTAGGTTCCTCACAAAATGAGAGTCAGGAAGATCAGGGCGCAGACTTGATTTCCCACGCAGGGCTGAAAGCAGACAACCAGAGGGAGAGCAGCACCTGGGCCGATGAGGTAGAAGACAGAAGACCTCAGTGTACTCCTGCCCTCaacctcaccccctcccacccacaTCCTCCATGCTCCCTGATCACCTTCCTCAGAAGTGTAATAGGAATTCAGATTCCCCCTGGCCTGGTTGCTGCGGGAGGCACAGCAGCCTga
- the LOC112132665 gene encoding uncharacterized protein LOC112132665, translating to MVCRNSTASSPWPVAQGHHPPHCRPSPFFQTTLHQRFHRRSPHKTTQAASQQRLRPRSHRALSPPRFCPLPLCTSPPWLPLSPELTVDSGFFRTPPGSTEWKRGSVRKCSVECRHRGISLWYHRFDVLVLIFTPAFCLGHGSSFPSVPAQPAVLVGSANIASLYRSISKRDRPRGPHPPLTPLTNSLASPPVASSEGLTSALAANGGEEALLTGRCPCPGLAQTP from the coding sequence ATGGTCTGCAGGAACAGCACAGCCTCCTCGCCCTGGCCGGTCGCTCAGGGTCACCACCCTCCCCACTGCCGCCCCTCGCCATTCTTCCAAACCACTCTCCACCAAAGATTCCACCGACGGTCACCCCACAAGACAACCCAGGCCGCCTCTCAGCAGCGGCTCCGGCCCCGCAGCCACCGCGCCCTCTCACCCCCGCGGTTCTGCCCGCTGCCTCTGTGCACTTCACCTCCCTGGCTCCCGCTGTCCCCTGAGCTTACAGTGGACTCTGGGTTCTTCCGAACCCCTCCTGGGAGTACTGAATGGAAAAGGGGGAGCGTGCGCAAGTGCTCGGTTGAGTGTAGACATCGTGGGATTTCACTGTGGTACCATCGCTTCGACGTCTTAGTGCTGATTTTTACACCTGCCTTCTGCTTAGGGCACGGCAGCAGTTTTCCATCTGTGCCTGCTCAACCTGCTGTCCTTGTTGGGTCAGCGAACATCGCCTCCCTCTACCGCTCAATCAGCAAACGGGACCGCCCTCGAGGACCTCACCCGCCGCTCACCCCCCTAACAAATTCGCTGGCATCGCCTCCGGTCGCCTCCTCCGAAGGCCTAACGAGCGCGTTAGCTGCCAATGGAGGTGAGGAGGCTCTGCTGACTGGCCGGTGCCCGTGTCCAGGGCTGGCACAAACGCCATGA